Proteins encoded by one window of Arachis ipaensis cultivar K30076 chromosome B04, Araip1.1, whole genome shotgun sequence:
- the LOC107634993 gene encoding LOW QUALITY PROTEIN: pyruvate dehydrogenase E1 component subunit beta-1, mitochondrial-like (The sequence of the model RefSeq protein was modified relative to this genomic sequence to represent the inferred CDS: substituted 2 bases at 2 genomic stop codons) has protein sequence MLRAIRHKNILPAFSAFRAFSSSAKEMTVREALNSALDEEMSADPKVFLMGEEVGEYQGAYKITKGLLDKYGPERVLDTPITEAGFTGIGVGAAYYGLRPVVEFMTFNFSMQAIDHIINSAAKSNYMSAGQISVPIVFRGPNGAAAGVGAQHSQCYAAWYASCPGLKVLSPYSSEDARGLLKAAIRDPDPVVFLENELLYGESFPVSAEVLDSSFCLPIGKAKIEREGKDVTITAFSKMVGYALKVEKXXEKDLSTQVINLRSIRPLDRSTINASVRKTNRLVTVEEGFPQHGVGAEICTSVIEESFGYLDAPVERIAGADVPMPYAANLERMAVPQVEDIVRAAKRACYRSVPLAATA, from the exons ATGTTGCGTGCTATAAGGCATAAG AATATTCTACCTGCCTTCTCTGCATTTAGAGCTTTCTCTTCTTCTGCTAAAGAG ATGACAGTTAGAGAGGCTCTGAACTCTGCTCTTGATGAGGAAATGTCTGCTGATCCTAAAGTCTTCTTGATGGGTGAAGAG GTTGGGGAATACCAGGGTGCATATAAG ATTACTAAGGGACTTCTGGACAAGTATGGTCCTGAAAGGGTTCTTGATACTCCAATTACCGAG GCTGGATTTACTGGCATTGGAGTTGGTGCTGCTTACTATGGTCTAAGGCCGGTTGTCGAGTTTATGACTTTTAACTTCTCCATGCAG GCAATAGATCACATTATTAATTCTGCTGCAAAATCAAACTACATGTCTGCTGGGCAAATATCTGTACCTATTGTCTTCAGAGGACCCAATGGAGCTGCTGCTGGAGTTGGTGCTCAGCACTCTCAA TGTTATGCAGCTTGGTATGCTTCATGCCCGGGATTGAAGGTATTGTCACCATATTCATCTGAAGATGCTCGTGGTTTGCTAAAAGCGGCTATAAGGGACCCTGACCCTGTTGTTTTTCTTGAAAATGAGTTATT ATATGGTGAATCATTCCCTGTTTCAGCCGAAGTTCTTGATTCCAGTTTTTGCCTTCCCATAGGAAAAGCAAAG ATTGAGAGAGAAGGAAAAGATGTTACTATTACAGCCTTTTCAAAAATGGTTGGCTATGCTCTCAAGGTTG AAAAATAATGAGAAAAGGATTTATCTACACAGGTTATAAATCTGCGTTCCATTCGGCCGCTTGATAGATCCACAATTAATGCTTCAGTCAGGAAAACCAATAGATTGGTGACAGTTGAAGAAGGATTTCCTCAGCATGGTGTTGGCGCCGAAATTTG CACCTCTGTAATCGAGGAGAGTTTTGGTTATCTTGATGCACCGGTAGAGAGAATTGCTGGGGCCGATGTTCCCATGCCTTATGCAGCCAATTTGGAGAGAATGGCTGTCCCACAG GTTGAAGATATTGTTCGTGCCGCAAAGAGAGCATGTTACAGATCTGTGCCCTTGGCTGCAACAGCTTGA
- the LOC107637085 gene encoding uncharacterized protein LOC107637085, whose amino-acid sequence MAIENVYVIVYFNGDISLTSEGITFICDDPLWIMIPPQTSLEELKNVILMNTGLVGKKDITKLTYRMSVAVANSFVYQKIQIKFDQQVSMMFSYHRSIGSIYSLELCVCLQDVGGSSSSSNNVVQPGNFGAADLMPFQEIVRALRTFNAFMTHRQTVGNRCACPPPSNQVASPEGIVDGLADTSDEDEIEDDSGEEAEVVPETQPVYCERDLLSRVKSVGGSSGTPGRYLSLNFGAMGSTTVEDTPSNYALSGEMELEVGLKFLNRETAMLTVKNYNNRRSAEYKVVESDQARYVCRCK is encoded by the coding sequence ATGGCTATCGAAAATGTCTACGTTATCGTATATTTTAACGGAGACATTTCTCTTACATCTGAAGGTATTACATTTATTTGTGACGATCCACTGTGGATAATGATCCCGCCGCAGACGTCGTTGGAAGAGTTGAAGAATGTGATCCTCATGAATACTGGTCTGGTCGGAAAGAAGGACATCACGAAGTTGACTTACAGAATGTCAGTTGCAGTTGCCAACTCGTTTGTGTatcagaaaatacagattaaatTTGACCAACAAGTTTCGATGATGTTTTCTTATCATCGGAGCATTGGAAGTATCTACTCGTTGGAGCTATGCGTGTGTCTCCAGGATGTTGGTGGAAGCTCCTCTAGTTCCAATAATGTGGTGCAACCTGGGAATTTCGGTGCCGCCGATTTGATGCCATTCCAGGAGATTGTTAGAGCTCTGAGAACCTTCAATGCCTTTATGACGCACAGACAAACTGTAGGAAATCGTTGTGCATGTCCTCCCCCTTCTAACCAAGTTGCATCCCCAGAAGGTATTGTTGATGGGTTGGCAGACACTTCTGACGAAGATGAGATCGAAGATGATAGTGGTGAAGAAGCAGAAGTGGTTCCTGAAACCCAACCCGTTTACTGCGAGAGGGATCTTCTGAGTCGTGTCAAATCGGTTGGTGGATCTAGCGGTACTCCAGGCCGCTATCTGTCTTTAAATTTCGGTGCAATGGGTTCGACCACCGTTGAAGACACACCGAGCAACTATGCTTTGTCTGGTGAGATGGAGCTGGAGGTTGGTCTTAAATTTCTCAATAGAGAAACTGCTATGCTTACCGTAAAGAACTACAACAATCGTAGAAGTGCGGAATACAAGGTTGTAGAGTCGGATCAAGCTAGGTATGTATGTCGATGCAAGTAG